In one window of Calypte anna isolate BGI_N300 chromosome 1, bCalAnn1_v1.p, whole genome shotgun sequence DNA:
- the THAP12 gene encoding 52 kDa repressor of the inhibitor of the protein kinase: MPNFCAAPNCTRKSTQSDLAFFRFPRDPVRCQRWVENCRRADLEDKTPDQLNKHYRLCAKHFETSMICRSSPYRTVLRDNAVPTIFDLTSHLNNPHSRHRKRIKELSEDEIRTLKQQKIEAFEREQATQDLNESNEQNTVSEEGGGEQEEEPVPLTVEERENKDYLKSLFEILILMGKQNIPLDGHNVDELPEGIFTSDNFQALLECRINAGDEVLRRRFEMTAVNLEYCSKTQQKQMLEICESCVREETLREVRDSHFFSLVTDEVVDIAGEEHLPVLVRFVDDSHNLREEFVGFLPYEADPEILAVKFHTTITEKWGLNMEYCRGQAYIVSSGFASKMKIVATRLLEKYPQAVYTLCSSCALNVWLAKSIPVVGVSVALGTMEEVCCLFHQSPQLLVELDNTISLLFQNNKEKSNQLKEICRSQWTLRHDTFEVLVDLIQALVLCLDAVGNDSSVRWSNFIAGRAFILSSALTDFDFIVTVVILKNILSFTRAFGKNLQGQTSDVFFAAGSLTAVLHSLNEVMENIEVYHEFWFEEATNLATKLDVQIKLPGKFRRAQQSSLDSEVTSENYYKEILSVPTVEHVIQELKDIFSEQHLKALKCLSLVPSVMGQLKFNTSEEHHADMYKNDLPNPDTLSAELHCWRIKWKHRGKDIELPSTIYEALHLPDIKFFPNVYALLKVLCILPVMKVENEKYEMGRKRLKAYLKNTLTEQRSSNLALLNINFDIKHDLDLMVDTYIKLYSDKVEFQEVFIPSNNSEVTENA, from the exons ATGCCAGAGATGGGTAGAGAACTGTCGAAGGGCAGATTTAGAAGATAAAACTCCAGATCAACTCAACAAGCACTACAGATTGTGTGCTAAACATTTTGAGACTTCCATGATATGTAGAAGT AGCCCTTACAGAACGGTTTTACGGGATAATGCTGTGCCAACAATATTTGATCTTACAAGTCACCTGAACAATCCCCACAGCAGACACAGGAAAAGGATAAAAGAGCTG aGCGAAGATGAAATAAGAACACTGAAGCAACAAAAGA TTGAAGCTTTTGAACGGGAACAGGCAACTCAAGACCTGAATGAAAGCAATGAACAAAATACTGTctcagaggaaggagggggagagcaAGAGGAAGAACCTGTGCCCTTAACagtggaagaaagggaaaacaaagactACCTGAAATCTTTGTTTGAAATTTTGATCCTGATGGGCAAACAAAATATTCCTTTGGATGGCCACAATGTTGATGAGCTTCCAGAAGGTATTTTTACTTCAGATAACTTTCAGGCTCTACTGGAATGTAGAATCAATGCTGGAGATGAAGTTCTGAGGAGGCGATTTGAAATGACTGCAGTCAACCTCGAGTACTGTtcaaaaacccagcagaaaCAAATGCTTGAAATCTGTGAAAGCTGTGTTAGAGAAGAGACACTGAGGGAAGTAAGAGACTCACACTTCTTTTCTCTTGTCACTGATGAAGTAGTAGACATAGCAGGAGAGGAACATTTGCCAGTGTTGGTGAGATTTGTTGATGATTCTCATAATCTACGAGAAGAATTTGTAGGTTTTCTACCGTATGAGGCTGACCCTGAAATTTTAGCTGTGAAGTTCCACACAACTATTACTGAAAAGTGGGGTTTAAACATGGAGTACTGTCGAGGTCAAGCCTACATTGTCTCCAGTGGGTTTgcttctaaaatgaaaattgtgGCTACAAGACTCCTGGAAAAGTATCCCCAGGCTGTGTATACATTGTGTTCTTCGTGTGCCTTAAATGTTTGGCTGGCAAAATCCATTCCTGTCGTTGGTGTTTCTGTTGCATTAGGAACAATGGAAGAAGTTTGCTGTCTTTTCCATCAGTCTCCACAGTTACTAGTAGAACTGGACAACACaatttctctgctcttccagAACAATAAGGAGAAGTCTAACCAGCTGAAGGAGATCTGTCGTTCCCAGTGGACACTCAGGCACGATACCTTTGAGGTTTTAGTGGACCTCATACAAGCCTTGGTGCTGTGCTTGGATGCTGTGGGCAACGACTCATCTGTCAGGTGGAGCAACTTCATTGCTGGGCGAGCATTTATACTTTCAAGTGCGTTAACAGATTTTGATTTCATTGTCACTGTTGTAATTCTGAAAAACATCCTGTCCTTCACGAGAGCATTTGGGAAAAACCTCCAAGGACAAACATCCGACGTCTTCTTCGCAGCCGGCAGCTTAACGGCCGTGCTGCATTCCCTGAATGAAGTGATGGAGAACATTGAAGTTTACCACGAGTTTTGGTTTGAGGAAGCAACAAACCTGGCTACAAAACTGGATGTACAAATTAAACTCCCAGGAAAATTCCGCAGGGCACAACAGAGCAGCCTTGACTCCGAGGTAACGTCAGAAAACTACTACAAAGAAATCCTCAGCGTCCCCACAGTGGAGCATGTTATTCAAGAATTAAAAGATATCTTCTCAGAACAACATTTAAAAGCTCTGAAGTGTTTATCCTTAGTGCCCTCGGTCATGGGGCAGCTCAAATTCAATACATCTGAGGAGCACCACGCTGACATGTACAAAAATGACTTGCCCAATCCAGACACTCTTTCTGCTGAGCTCCACTGTTGGAGAATCAAGTggaagcacagaggaaaagacatTGAACTTCCCTCAACTATTTATGAAGCTCTTCACTTGCCTGACATTAAGTTTTTCCCTAATGTGTATGCTTTGCTTAAAGTCTTGTGCATCCTTCCAGTGATGAAGGTGGAAAATGAAAAGTATGAAATGGGACGGAAGCGGTTAAAAGCCTACCTGAAAAACACCCTGACAGAGCAAAGGTCAAGCAACCTGGCTTTGCTGAACATAAACTTTGATATCAAACATGACTTAGATCTAATGGTGGACACCTACATAAAACTCTACTCAGACAAAGTGGAATTTCAAGAAGTCTTTATTCCCTCCAACAACTCTGAAGTAACAGAGAatgcttga